In the Engystomops pustulosus chromosome 2, aEngPut4.maternal, whole genome shotgun sequence genome, one interval contains:
- the LOC140116369 gene encoding olfactory receptor 52K2-like, translated as MFSHTEFVLFGFPGIIEYRKFLVIPFLSLYVTILTGNSLLICRIHTERSLQSPMYILISILFTVNISCTTSIIPKLILGLSLDMNEVTLTGCLVQMFYTYFMAIFESGVILSMAMDRYVAICRPLRYNDIMSSRTLVYMAIIGGARGALLVSPMVILASNVQYCKSNIILNFVCENMGLLSLACGDISKQQVVGLLVRIFITFLDSGLLLFSYSSILYTAMKVISGKARHKALHTCGTHLVVAMLMYTCALLSSVVYRMHSHVSYDVQNLFNAIYLMVPATLNPFIYGLGVKEIRLSMTRSWKRRTVGVSTSMHIHANKTFVLHLTEERE; from the coding sequence ATGTTCTCTCACACGGAGTTTGTCCTCTTTGGGTTTCCAGGGATCATTGAGTACCGGAAGTTTTTGGTGATCCCATTCCTTTCCTTGTACGTGACCATCCTGACTGGTAACTCCCTCCTCATCTGTCGGATCCATACGGAGAGGAGTCTGCAGTCTCCCATGTACATTCTCATCTCCATCCTTTTTACCGTCAACATTTCTTGCACGACGTCCATCATCCCAAAGCTCATCCTGGGCCTGTCCCTGGACATGAATGAGGTCACACTGACCGGTTGCCTGGTGCAGATGTTCTATACTTATTTCATGGCTATCTTTGAGTCTGGTGTCATCTTGTCCATGGCTATGGACAGGTATGTGGCCATTTGTAGACCTCTTCGATACAATGATATCATGAGCAGTCGCACCCTGGTCTACATGGCCATTATTGGGGGGGCTCGGGGAGCTCTGCTTGTTTCCCCTATGGTCATATTGGCTTCTAACGTTCAGTACTGTAAGTCCAACATTATTCTAAATTTTGTGTGTGAGAACATGGGTCTGCTGAGCCTGGCCTGTGGTGACATCTCCAAGCAGCAAGTTGTGGGTCTCCTGGTGAGAATCTTCATCACATTTCTTGATTCGGGTCTTCTCTTGTTCTCCTATTCCAGCATCCTGTACACAGCCATGAAGGTCATATCTGGTAAGGCTCGGCACAAAGCCCTGCACACCTGCGGGACACATCTAGTGGTGGCCATGCTCATGTACACCTGCGCCCTGCTGTCTTCTGTTGTGTATAGGATGCACTCACATGTCTCCTATGATGTCCAGAATCTGTTTAATGCCATCTACCTGATGGTCCCGGCCACGTTAAATCCCTTTATCTACGGATTAGGAGTCAAAGAGATCCGACTCTCCATGACAAGGTCCTGGAAGAGGAGGACTGTGGGGGTCTCCACCTCCATGCACATCCATGCTAATAAGACGTTTGTTCTCCATCTTACTGAAGAACGAGAGTGA
- the LOC140116393 gene encoding olfactory receptor 52Z1P-like, which produces MDLRLENQTLSVSYTEFVLQGFPGVSSYRELLSIPFFSVYIVILAGNLIIIYRILVERSLQSPMYHLIALLFAVNICCTTAIVPNTLLALLCGLDHISLGGCLFQMFFMYAMVMFESNVLLLMALDRYVAICRPLHYHDVMTSRLLLQLSIVSLVECSLLVSPIIIVASQVEFCFSNLILDFACENMALLNLGCGNMHNKEIVGLMVRILVTAMDISLLLVSYSRILYTAMNIATGKARHKTLHTCGTHLSVIVLNYSCGLLSSIAYRMAISIDVQNLTSAIYFLFPATIHPLIYGYRVKEIQVCLIKSWQR; this is translated from the coding sequence ATGGATCTTCGGCTTGAGAACCAGACCTTATCCGTGTCCTACACAGAATTTGTCCTGCAAGGATTCCCCGGAGTTTCTTCCTACAGAGAACTTCTTTCCATCCCGTTCTTCAGTGTGTACATTGTGATCTTGGCTGGAAATCTGATCATCATATACAGGATCTTGGTGGAGAGGAGCCTTCAGTCCCCCATGTATCACCTCATTGCTCTTCTCTTCGCGGTTAACATCTGCTGTACCACCGCCATTGTCCCCAACACTCTACTGGCGCTGCTCTGTGGACTGGACCACATCTCTCTTGGTGGCTGCCTCTTCCAGATGTTCTTCATGTATGCCATGGTCATGTTTGAGTCCAATGTTCTTTTGTTGATGGCATTGGACCGCTATGTGGCGATCTGTAGACCTCTGCACTATCATGACGTCATGACCAGCCGCCTGCTGCTCCAGCTTTCCATCGTGAGCCTTGTTGAGTGTAGCCTCCTGGTTTCTCCTATTATAATTGTGGCTTCCCAGGTGGAGTTCTGCTTCTCTAACCTCATCTTAGACTTTGCGTGTGAAAATATGGCTCTTCTGAACCTGGGCTGTGGGAATATGCACAACAAAGAAATTGTGGGTCTGATGGTGAGGATCCTAGTGACCGCCATGGACATCTCTCTGCTCTTGGTCTCTTACTCCAGGATCCTCTATACGGCCATGAATATAGCTACAGGGAAGGCCCGCCACAAGACGCTCCACACCTGTGGGACTCACCTGAGTGTCATTGTGTTAAACTACTCCTGTGGCTTGTTGTCATCCATTGCCTACAGGATGGCCATCTCCATCGATGTCCAGAACCTCACCAGCGCCATATACTTCCTCTTCCCTGCCACCATCCACCCACTTATCTATGGCTACAGGGTGAAGGAGATCCAGGTGTGCCTGATAAAGTCCTGGCAGAGGTGA